The Bradyrhizobium guangxiense genomic sequence GCTTCTTCGGTATCCTCATCTTCGGTCGGCCGCGGGTGCCGCCCTGGTTCTACCTGTTCTCGACCGCGATGGTCGCGCTCGGCACCACGCTGTCGGCGTTCTGGATCATGGTCAACAACAGCTGGATGCAGGTGCCGACCGGCTATGTCCTGCAGAACGGCCAGTTCGTGCCTGACGATTGGGCGCAGATCATCTTCAACCGCGTGGTCTGGGTCCGCTTTCCGCACATGCTGCTCGCCTCTTATCTCACCGGCGCGTTCTGCGTAGCTGCGACCGGCGCGTGGTATCTGCTGCGGCGGACCTATCGGGCCGAGGCGCATGTGATGCTGCGCATGGGCCTTGCGCTCGCAGCGGTGCTGCTTCCGGCGCAGCTCTTCATCGGACATCTCGTCGGCGACTACGTCCACGACTATCAACCGGCCAAATTCGCGGCGATCGAGGCGCGCTGGCACGACGAGCAACCGGCTTCCGAGGTGTTGATCGCGATCCCGGATTCGACCACCGAATCGAACAAATATGCCATCTCGATTCCGGTGCTCGGCAGCATCATCGCAAGCATGAGCCTGACCTCGAAGGAGGTCGGCCTGACCAGCTTCGCGCCGCAGGACCGGCCGCCGGTGGCAATCCCGTTCTTCGCCTTCCGCATCATGGTCGGCTGCGGCTTCGTGATGCTGGGGCTGGCCTGGCTCGGGACTTGGCTCCCGCTCAAGCATCGGCTTGAGCGCAGCCGTCTGCTGCTGTGGGGCATCTTCCTCAGCTTTCCGCTGCCGTGGATCGCGATCCTCACCGGCTGGTACACGGCGGAGGTTGGCCGCCAGCCATGGACGGTCTACGGCGTATTGCGGACCGCCGATGCCGTGACGCCATCTCTGACGGCGGCCGCCGCGACCGCTTCGCTGATCCTGTTCGTTGCGGTCTATGCCTTCATCTTCTCGTTCGGGACCTACTACATCTACCGGCTGCTGCGCGCCGGCCCGGCCGGCCTGGGCGGCAAGCCTCTGCACGTTCCGGTCCCCAATCGGCCGATGTCGCTCGCCGACCAGGCGCCGGCGTCGCACAGCTATTTCGAAGCGGGAGAATAGACATGGTGATGTTCTGGGTTGCGCTGCTGGCCATCAGCATTCTGATCTATCTTCTGCTGGACGGCTTCGATCTTGGCGTCGGCATGCTGTTCGGCCTCGCCGATGGCGAGGCGGGGCGTGCGGAGATGCTGCGCACGATCGCTCCGGTCTGGGACGGCAACGAGACCTGGCTGGTCGTCGCCGGCGTGATCATGTGGGGTGCGTTCCCCGTGGTCTATGCCATGTTGATGTCCGCCTTCTACATCCCGGTCGTGGTCATGCTGCTGGGATTGATTCTTCGTGGTGTCGCGTTCGAATTTCGCGGCAAGGCCTCGCGCTCGCGCCAGATCTGGGACATCAGCTTCACCGTGGGATCGTTTGCCGCAAGCTTCATGCAGGGCGCGATGGTCGGGGCGCTGGTCAAGGGGCTGCAATTCTCCAACGGCGAATATGTCGGCGGAACCTTCGGCTGGCTAACCGGCTTTTCGGTCTTGTGCGGGATCGGCCTGTGCTTCGGCTATGCGCTGCTTGGGGCGTGCTGGCTGGTGAGGAAGTGCGAGGGCCCGATCCGCGACGCCACGCGGCGTCAGATCCCATTCCTAGCGGTCGCCGTGCTGGCCTTCCTCGTGGTCGTCTTCACGCATGCGCTTGTCGAGCATCTGCCAATCCTGCGCCGCTGGATCCAGCGGCCCTATCTGTTCGTGTTTCCCTTGATCGGCGCGGGTGCCGCCGCAGTGCTCGCCACCAGCATCTTGCGCCATGACGACTATTGGCCGTTCCACATGGTGGCGCTGATCTTTGCGTCGGCCTTCGGCACGCTTGCCCTGTCATTCTGGCCCTACATGATCCCGTTCGTCGTCACGATAGACGAGGCGGCGGCGCCGCATGCAAGTCTCGCCTTCATGTTCTGGGGCGAGGGCCTGTTTGTGTTCCCGTTGATGCTGCTCTATGTCGCGGTGGGTTATCGCGTCTTCCGCGGCAAGACGGCCACGGCGGCGGATCACTACTGACGGCGACGGGCCCGAACCGCGAACAACAAGAAAGGCGCCGGTTTCGGCGCCTTTCTTGTTCGGGGCGGTTTATTGCCTTGTTCAGGACCTGGGCATGACGCCGGGGCTGTTGTCCGGCCATTGCGCGACTAGCTTCTCGTCGATGTTGAAATGCTGGGCGACCAGCTTGGGCGGCGTGTGCGTCAGCCAGTTGGAGAGAGAGACCTCCTCGTAGCGCGGCGCGCGGAATACGCCGACGAACTGCAGCTCGCTGTCGCCGATATTCTCGACATAATGGCCGAGATTGCGGCGGACATAGCCGATGTCGCCGGCCGAGAAATCCGTCGTCAGCGCGTTGGGGCCGGTGTCGAACACCGTCATCCGTGCCTTGCCCTTGATGTAGTACTGCCACTCGTCGGCGTTCGGGTGCCAGTGCATCTCCCGTACCGCGCCCGGCGGCATCGTCACGAGCGCCGCAGCGACGGTGGTGGCCACCTTGAAATTGCTGCTGTCGGCAACGCGGATGCTGCCGGCGGAACTCTCCTTGACCGGGGTCGAGCTGCCGAGCGAATGGATGAAGGGGTAGGGCGGCGCCTCCGCATGCTTGGCGATTGCGGTGCGATCGGCGGCGAGATCGCCTGGCACCGCTCCCTGAAAGATCCAGAGATTGTGCAGCGGGATATTCGCGAAGGCCTCGACCGCAACGCCGAAGTTCTTGGCCAGCCCCTCGGGCGGCGTATGGGCGAGCCAATCCGTCACCAGCAGCGTGTTGAACTCGTTGGCGTGGCCGTCGTCGAAGCAGATCACGAACTCGCAGCCGTCAGGCCCCAGGCCCTGCAGCGAATGCGGCGCGCCCGGCGGGAAGTACCAGAGGTCGCCGGCCTTGAGGTCGCCAACATAGGGACGCCCCTGGGTGTCGAGCACGGTGATGCGGCAGGAGCCATAGGTCATGATCGCCCACTCGGCGGCCTGATGCCAATGCAGCTCGCGGATGCCGCCGGCGGCCAGGCGCATGTTGACGCCAGAGATCTCCTTGGAGATGGCGAAGTCCTCGACGGTGACCTGACGGGCCCAGCCGCCATTCTGGATGCGCTTCGGAGCATTGTTGAACGAGGCCCAATCCATCGGTAATCCGCCGACATCCGTCGCCGGTGGGGTTTGCGCGGAGGGGAATTGCTTGGCGAGGGCCGGATTCTGCGGACCGGGATCGGTCAGGCTTCCGGGGCTCCTGGCATTCACCGCGCCTTGTGGCGGCTCGTCCGGATTGCCGAAGGTTGCGGCCTGGGCGCTGGAGCCGACCATGGCGGCGCCTGCCGCAGACATGGCCAGCAGATCACGTCTTGAAAACATGTTGGGTCGCTCCTGAAAATTGTCGAAAGCCCTCCGTGGCGATGGGGCTCCAGCTGCCAAACCTAGTTTTCAGTCGCCGTTTCAGCTTCCGGGAACTGCGCTCTTTTTGCCGGAATGCACTGGCTGCTGTGGCGGGCAGCCCGGACCAAACGTGTGCAATTGAGAAATTGTGCTTCATTTTGAGAAGACGGCTCTGCCTGCGCGATCCTTAACTGGCCCGGAGAATTGCAGGATCGAGAGATGTCGAGATGACCACGAAATCGGTTCGTCCCTACCGTGAACCGGCCGGTGGCTGGGGTGCACTCAAGGCGCTCGGCGAGGCGCTTCTGGTGCAGCGCGTGCCGCTGAAGGGCGCGGCGACGCTGAGACGGATGAACCAGCCGGAAGGCTTCGATTGTCCCGGCTGCGCGTGGCCGGATCCGAAACACACCTCGTCGTTCGAATTCTGCGAGAACGGCGGCAAGGCGATCGCCTGGGAGGCAACCTCGAAGCGCTGCACGCCCGAATTCTTTGCCGGGCATACTGTCACGGAGCTCGCGAGCTGGAATGATTACGACCTCGAGATGGTCGGGCGGCTCACGCATCCGATGGCCTATGATGCTGCAACCGACCGCTACCTTCCGGTGGAGTGGAACGATGCGTTCGAGATGATCGGTCGCGAGCTAAAGGCGCTGCCGGATCCGAACATGGCGGAGTTCTACACGTCCGGGCGGACTTCGAACGAGGCGGCCTTCCTCTATCAGCTGTTCGTGCGCGAATACGGCACCAACAATTTCCCCGACTGTTCGAACATGTGCCATGAGGCGACCAGCGTCGGCCTGCCACATTCGCTCGGGGTGGGCAAAGGTACCGTGCTGCTGGAGGATTTCGACAAGGCCGATTGCATCTTCATCTTCGGTCAAAATCCGGGAACCAACAGCCCGCGAATGATGACCAGCCTGCGCAATGCGGCGCGCCGCGGCGCATCGATCATTTCCTTCAACCCGTTCCGTGAGCGGGCACTGGAGCGTTTCCAGGCACCGCAGAGCCCGGTCGAGATGATCACGCTGTCGTCGACCACGATCAGCTCGAAGCTCCTCCAGGTGAGGGTCGGCGGTGACGTTGCTGTCCTCAAGGGTATCATGAAAGTTTTGGTGGAGGCGGACGAGACTGCCCGTGCTGCCGAGCAGCCGGATATCCTCGACTGGGATTTCATCGGCGGGGACACCGTCGGGATCGAAGCGCTGATCGAAGATCTCAAGCGCACGCAATGGCCCGACATCGAACGCCAGTCCGGCCTGGCGCGCGAGGACATGGAATATGCAGCCGCCGCCTATATGAAGGCAGAGCGCGCCATCATCGTCTACGGCATGGGCGTCACCCAGCACTGGCGCGGCGCGAACAACGTACAGCAGATCGCCAACCTCGCATTGTTGCGCGGCAATGTCGGGCGCGAAGGCGCCGG encodes the following:
- the cydB gene encoding cytochrome d ubiquinol oxidase subunit II, whose amino-acid sequence is MVMFWVALLAISILIYLLLDGFDLGVGMLFGLADGEAGRAEMLRTIAPVWDGNETWLVVAGVIMWGAFPVVYAMLMSAFYIPVVVMLLGLILRGVAFEFRGKASRSRQIWDISFTVGSFAASFMQGAMVGALVKGLQFSNGEYVGGTFGWLTGFSVLCGIGLCFGYALLGACWLVRKCEGPIRDATRRQIPFLAVAVLAFLVVVFTHALVEHLPILRRWIQRPYLFVFPLIGAGAAAVLATSILRHDDYWPFHMVALIFASAFGTLALSFWPYMIPFVVTIDEAAAPHASLAFMFWGEGLFVFPLMLLYVAVGYRVFRGKTATAADHY
- a CDS encoding FdhF/YdeP family oxidoreductase produces the protein MTTKSVRPYREPAGGWGALKALGEALLVQRVPLKGAATLRRMNQPEGFDCPGCAWPDPKHTSSFEFCENGGKAIAWEATSKRCTPEFFAGHTVTELASWNDYDLEMVGRLTHPMAYDAATDRYLPVEWNDAFEMIGRELKALPDPNMAEFYTSGRTSNEAAFLYQLFVREYGTNNFPDCSNMCHEATSVGLPHSLGVGKGTVLLEDFDKADCIFIFGQNPGTNSPRMMTSLRNAARRGASIISFNPFRERALERFQAPQSPVEMITLSSTTISSKLLQVRVGGDVAVLKGIMKVLVEADETARAAEQPDILDWDFIGGDTVGIEALIEDLKRTQWPDIERQSGLAREDMEYAAAAYMKAERAIIVYGMGVTQHWRGANNVQQIANLALLRGNVGREGAGVCPVRGHSNVQGDRTVGITEVPKADFLNRLEQRFGFKPPAEPGHNVVTALEAMIRGEVKAFFAMGGNFAAAIPDWQATQAALGKLDLTVHVSTKLNRSHLIHGRAALILPCLGRTEIDIQASGPQSVTVEDSMSMVHASGGRNKPASEHLLSEVAIIAGVAKATLGERTVVDWDGFVADYDRIRDAIEAVFPIFQGYNARIRVPGGFHLTSTARERIWATPSGKANFLVFPGCGEDPPQSDDDFLWLTTIRSHDQYNTTLYSMSDRYRGVFGQRDVVFLNEYELKKRGLVDGDRVDLVTASTDGAERIVRNFRVVAYSFPTGCCAAYYPETNPLVPLYARDPLSYTPSYKGVPIRLVRSAATGE
- a CDS encoding oxalate decarboxylase family bicupin yields the protein MFSRRDLLAMSAAGAAMVGSSAQAATFGNPDEPPQGAVNARSPGSLTDPGPQNPALAKQFPSAQTPPATDVGGLPMDWASFNNAPKRIQNGGWARQVTVEDFAISKEISGVNMRLAAGGIRELHWHQAAEWAIMTYGSCRITVLDTQGRPYVGDLKAGDLWYFPPGAPHSLQGLGPDGCEFVICFDDGHANEFNTLLVTDWLAHTPPEGLAKNFGVAVEAFANIPLHNLWIFQGAVPGDLAADRTAIAKHAEAPPYPFIHSLGSSTPVKESSAGSIRVADSSNFKVATTVAAALVTMPPGAVREMHWHPNADEWQYYIKGKARMTVFDTGPNALTTDFSAGDIGYVRRNLGHYVENIGDSELQFVGVFRAPRYEEVSLSNWLTHTPPKLVAQHFNIDEKLVAQWPDNSPGVMPRS
- a CDS encoding cytochrome ubiquinol oxidase subunit I, encoding MDPTALLLSRLQFAFTISFHIIFPAFTIGLAAWLTVLEAMHQYSGRRVYRTLFEFWLKIFGVAFGMGVVSGVVMAFQFGTNWSVLSKMSGPIQGPLLSYETFTAFMLEAGFFGILIFGRPRVPPWFYLFSTAMVALGTTLSAFWIMVNNSWMQVPTGYVLQNGQFVPDDWAQIIFNRVVWVRFPHMLLASYLTGAFCVAATGAWYLLRRTYRAEAHVMLRMGLALAAVLLPAQLFIGHLVGDYVHDYQPAKFAAIEARWHDEQPASEVLIAIPDSTTESNKYAISIPVLGSIIASMSLTSKEVGLTSFAPQDRPPVAIPFFAFRIMVGCGFVMLGLAWLGTWLPLKHRLERSRLLLWGIFLSFPLPWIAILTGWYTAEVGRQPWTVYGVLRTADAVTPSLTAAAATASLILFVAVYAFIFSFGTYYIYRLLRAGPAGLGGKPLHVPVPNRPMSLADQAPASHSYFEAGE